One Fundulus heteroclitus isolate FHET01 chromosome 11, MU-UCD_Fhet_4.1, whole genome shotgun sequence DNA segment encodes these proteins:
- the LOC118564533 gene encoding ras-related protein Rab-39B-like — METIWLYQFRLIVIGDSTVGKSCLIRRFTEGRFAQVSDPTVGVDFFSRLVEIEPGKRIKLQIWDTAGQERFRSITRAYYRNSVGGLLLFDITNRRSFQNVHNWLEEARSHVQPHSIVFLLVGHKCDLEAQRQVTQHEAEKLAAAYGMRYVETSARDAINVEKAFVDLTREIFELVRNGDIQIQDGWEGVKSGFVPNTVHSSEEVTKGSRQCFC, encoded by the exons ATGGAGACAATATGGCTGTACCAGTTCCGTCTGATCGTCATCGGAGACTCCACGGTGGGCAAGTCGTGTCTCATCCGGAGGTTCACGGAGGGCCGCTTCGCCCAGGTGTCAGATCCCACCGTGGGGGTGGACTTCTTCTCTCGCCTGGTGGAGATCGAGCCGGGAAAGAGGATCAAACTTCAGATCTGGGACACTGCggggcaggagaggttcag GTCCATCACCAGAGCGTACTACCGTAACTCGGTGGGCGGCCTTTTGCTCTTCGACATCACGAACCGCCGCTCCTTCCAGAACGTCCATAACTGGCTGGAGGAGGCGCGAAGCCACGTCCAGCCGCACAGCATCGTCTTCCTGCTCGTCGGCCACAAGTGCGACCTGGAAGCCCAGCGGCAGGTGACCCAGCACGAGGCGGAGAAGCTGGCGGCGGCCTACGGGATGCGTTACGTGGAGACATCCGCACGGGATGCTATCAACGTGGAGAAG GCATTTGTGGATCTGACGAGGGAAATCTTCGAGCTGGTCCGAAACGGTGACATCCAGATCCAGGACGGCTGGGAAGGCGTCAAAAGCGGATTTGTTCCCAACACGGTCCATTCCTCCGAGGAGGTCACCAAAGGGAGTCGGCAGTGTTTCTGCTGA